In the Primulina eburnea isolate SZY01 chromosome 15, ASM2296580v1, whole genome shotgun sequence genome, TTTTTCTCCAATCTTTCAATAATATATGTGCTGGTTATTAAAGGGGTCCAACGAATACAGGAAATGATATGGAGAGtacaatgaaaataataatggaGATAAAGAGAAGACATGCACACGAGCTAGACCATGTCCTTTAGCTATGATACTTTGGCCCTAAATAATCACACTTTTACTTTAGTTGCCTTGTGGCAATGGACATGCCATGTAGCGTAGGCCAAAAACGTCTCACATCCACTACAAATTATATTGACCCTACAACCCCCTCCCAAAGATAACCCAACCCAAGCAATCACTTTTGCAATTTGGTTATTATTTAATAGTTGGAATCTGATTAAAGGTTATAGTTGATAGTAATCGAtgcaattataatattttaagtaTCTAAGgcgaaataaaaatttaaaattttttgtttcGATGTTCGAAACTTTCGTTAGACGTCGTATGAATTAGAACATCCATAGAATGTTCAGAATGGTTACATTTGCATATTTAATGCTGGTTTCAAACTATTTCGGGTTTTAAACGGAGATAGTCCTTCTCGCAAATCTTTTCGGGTGGATCTCCCTCATTTGATCGTGTAATCGGGTCAAGGATCAGAGACCGAATCCCTCGTGTAGACTTGACTAGAAATCATACACAAATTTGTGTTGAGACTAGATCCCCGTAATTTAAGAAATCTAAAGACGACGGGGACACACAGTGGAAGGAGAGGGGCgaccgaattttcttcttcttaaAAATTGGGTTGGCCAAGATTTAGAGTGAAGGGACGAGAGGAAAAATTTTTGCAGAAAAAATTTGTGTACAAAAAAAGTCTATTTCATATGACTCcatgaaatatttattgagcTTTATTCCTGATCACATCAAAAACTTCATAATCCTACTCCCATTAGGGTTTCttattttcattaattaaaattctcaTGTTAATATATCATGCGAATTCAAcaattgattatatatatatatatatatatatatatatatatatatatatatatatatatatatatatatatatatacatctatacatacatatacacatATGTACATGTATagacatatatataaaattaattaatcattatttaatttatttatttattattatttaattaattaattttagacCCTTCTATAATATTCCATGAGAATTACATATAGTAGTTATCGTTACtacaattattatttaattagtagattccaaatttattaataaataattatgaactcattataacctcAATCAACGATCACACAACGCCGATATACCTAACGTACAAATCTTgttgatataataaaaattgaaaatttcaaatatcaaaattttccaTAATCTGTTTTTGACAGCTGCCAGTTTTGTGAACTCATTCACCAAAACAAGACATTTTACTCTCCTCAGTTAATCAACAATTAAGTTAACTTTCACAACTTCCAATATATGCAAacaacttataaactcctttattaattttttttatctcagTCAAACTATAAACgctaaattcaacttcttgaagttgacAATCTCAATGGAAACACATAATCatatacttgtgtgaccctcaatagttCAGGGATACAACTAGTTGTGTGTTCAGAACTTATtgtgattcaaaataacatttattctcaTTCGGACTTACCCTAATTAGTgtcattattttcatcaacccattgatcaagaatgtcaaaactcAAGTTTGATTGCACCCATCTGATCATGAAAAAAGCGTCTAGTAATATCGTTTCATGATCCCTAAGTATCACTGGTAATGCCGGCAAGAACCTTAAGTTATGATAAGCATATTGTACGGTCATTTCAATTCATATATTCCAATCGAATCTGCAATAATTGTTATATTGAGAATTGCATTTGAATTTGATAATgatgtgatttattttttttagcacTAATAGTAACATGGTATGTACAACTAGGAAAATACATTTTTCTAAAGCACGTGTTTTGCTCTGGCTAGAGACTCCTTGCGCTATTggctcatcagatcacatatgaTATCTTCATCCGTAGGTAAACAATGAATACACAACTACGATGCATTTTCGCCTACATATTTTGAAACTACATCCAACCTCGTCACATGATGACCCctaatggagtcggtaaacagaTTAAAGTGCGTGTTAGTACGTAGAATCTCTATGTTATCTCGAGTCAAATGACTAAATGTTGTACAACCATAATCGCAGACTATTCCACTCAATAAGTGATAACCAGTTAGATAGTCAGATGGATGGttattcagtgcatcatcaaatgatcacCATAATCTTGCCAATGAAATATGACGTTTATATAACATATGTTAGTCTGAAGCTAAATCGacctttatctttattttatgcGACTGGTTCGACTAGAAacttgtttagaatatacggcacacttcttaatgagtttcatgatttcATTGAAAGACAAACCTCATGGTATCTGTAGTATATTCAAgtagggatggcaatgggccGGGACGGGGGCGGGTTTGCCATTACCATCACCATCCCCGAATTCCATCCCCACCCTCATACCCGCCCCGATCCCCGCTTTTCCGGATTCGGGGaatccccaaacccgaaacttcggggatcAACTTCCCATCCCCATCCACATCctcgtttcaaaaatattaatatggcaaGACGACTACGAATTCggagattttctcaaaccaaaaagttattattatctattattattagagacaatattaatattaatatcaatattaataataatgagattattaatatttttaaaaaataatatgattattatattattaatattaataatactattattttattattgatattattttcggggcgggttcggggatttcggGGATGGAGATAGTAATCTCATACCCGCTCCGAATTACatcggggatttaaaaaaatccccgaacccgaacccaaacccgaaaaaatcggggatcccCATTCCCGTTTCGGGTTTTCCCCGCGGGGCCCCAAACTCGTGGGGAAAGTTGACATCCCTATATTCAAGTGCTTTATTTATGCAGTTTGCacgagtatacagataaagtaaatatcataattgaataaaacgataaaatattattaaaataaagatcgtatTTATATTAGAGTCATTAAAATCCAAGCCACAAATTAGTTCGTTGGACAACTAttttaacatatatatacacacacagaAGGTTGATCATAATGATGGAGTATAAAATGGAATTAACTACAACTAACACATAAAAAATATGTGGATAAAATGTAAGTGATTGCTAAATCACACCTTGTTTTTCAATTTAGATATTGTTGTTTGAGCTAGAAGTTACATATTTCCTGCTctctgtttatatatatatatatatatatatatatatatatatatatatatatatatatatatatatatatatatatatatatatataagggtTCACCTAATAGCTTATAGATTCGATTTCCTCCGCACATACATTAAATTATTGTCGTACCAGTAGCCAGGAATTGtccaagaattttttttaatatgtaacacttttttatttttattttttgtataattttctATTATAAGCTAAATAGACGTTGACAGGTCAATGGGTTTTTAGTTCGATTATTTTAATGACAATGAAACTTGATACGCAAGAACGAACTCGAAAATTTGTCTAGAAGAAGCTATTTTTAGTTAATAATTaacatatataatttaataataattctgGAAATGAGTATGGCAAGACTTAAATcgtttaaataaattatatattaaatttgaaaataactTCTATAAGACAAGGATTGATTTTACTATTATCCTCACGAGTTAAATCGGAAATAGAAAATAATTTATGGATCATTTCTATTATCTAGATAACAaaacaattaataaaaaatatctaaTCATAACTTATTCATCTTTACAATCGATGAcgaatggatttttaaaagtaagaaaactggaaataaattaaataattaatggtTTTCCAAAAAATCTTCCAATTTATTTAATTCTCCACTCTACAGTTATCCGTACtgacattattttttaaaaaacattttacagtaagaaaattttattcatgtttCTTAAAAATATGGCATCGAGATCTAAAAaagttaatataatattatgattaTAATTTTGTTTAACCTTGGAATCCAGGGTTATTGTCTCTGTGCGTTTTGAGTAAATCTAAATGGTTAACACAATAATTTGTAAACAATGTTGACTTGATAAATCAAAATGATTAatacaataataatattattgtgaatatcaataggaatgactcgtctcacagataaatgtGGTTAAACTATAAATGTTAAACAGAAATCTTTAAGTTGGTAAAAGCAATCTTTCTCTTTTATtcttatatatttgtatatgtaTCACGTGAGATGTGAATGGAAGAATGTGGTCACCAAATTGTAAAAAGGGATCTTGAATAATTTTTTGATatgaataaatttaataaaaattatcaatttatgGCACCATACCTTTTGTCAAACTAGTCATTTAATTCGCGAAAATGCATGTGTTTGTCGTAAAAAGTCAAACTAGTACTGGACTTGTAGCAGCTAGGGATAAACCAAGAAAAATTGAGaactaattaatttttaatgacatttattttgagttgatatttttttctcattttcatttttaatttattgcTTCATACTTTTTTCTTAAttataaaatacatttttttttgCATGAGATATCATGTATTTGACCATTTATGTTATTATAGAATTTGTTATAAGATCACACTATATTAAATAGCATATCACACGTAAAGACATTATTACGcgtactttattttttttatcacattCTATATTTCATGAATAATTCTCCTCTCTAACTATGAAATTTTATGCAAAATCAAATTAAGAAGCCTATCCTTCAAATTATAACCGTTGTTTTGTTAAATTTATTCTACCTACCGTTGTGGTAATATCGAAAAACATCCAAAAAATTAAGATCATATGTactttttttcaatttattcaaTACATTATATCATATGAAAAAAATGACATGATTTCTCTTATTGTTATTGGAGCTAGTGATTAGGGCACTACCCATATATTATGATCGAACTTGttgggtgtaataattgtccctgcttggtagaacgatcgaaccgtggtgcttgagcttcTGTCCGATTTAAAAGATCTGAGTTGCACTATTACCACtggctatagcttttggtaaagcggtaagcgtTCGGTCCTACAATTAGTATCAgtcaaggtcacgggttcgattcccattgattgcaaggagtgcaattattggaagggagattgttgggtgcaataattgtccctgcttggtagagcgatcgaaccgtggtactTGAGCttctgtgcggtttaaaagatttgagttacacCATTATTATtaactatagcttttggtaaagcgacaagcGTTCGGTCCTACAGAACTTATGTTGATATAATAGTACATCAAATCTCAGTTAAAGCACTTGAAAAATAGGTCAAAATTGCTTCTTAAAAAAAGTTCACATTTCATCAATTCAAGCCTAGAACAAAGAATCTAAACTGGAGGTGAAGACATATCGGTATGTGTCGATAGACTCTCGATACTCGTATATTTTGTATTTGAACTCGACTACGaattattgaatttaattaattaacatattattgaatttaattaattaacatgcaaattttacttctttttttttaaaagaattatttcaaacacaaagTTGGACTGAATTTTATAGCTCAATCATACAATTCGTATTTAAAAGatgctttattttattttttccatttttataaataaatatataaattcgTGATAGTTATGTAATGTGTTAATACACACGCGTAACATGTATATCTCAGTTActtgtatattaaataatatttcgaGTGAAGACTTATAACTCAGAAAAAGCTCAAATTTCACTCAAAAATATGTTTAGATACATATATGGATTTGGCTCGAATTCGATAATTCACCAAACAAATAAATCAACCCCCAAAACTCGCAAGTTGGATTGATTTGTTTGGATATGTAGCCTAAGACCTCAAGTCGTGTTTCAATGGTATAACTTAGCCAGCTTTGTGCCCACACCCCCACACACAAACACCAACTCACACATCACCACTCCACTAGTATGGAGTGTCCAAATAATGAATTCTTGGAGAGAGAGGAAAAAAAGACAGTGAGAACAAGAAAGCGATCGATTACATGTCAATGGAGGTTATATGCACCTTTCTTTGTTGCCTATATTTATGATTAAGCCACTCCCCCCATTTCTCTTGCATTACACACTCATTCCTCTCGTAACTAGGAAAAATCTAGCTGCCCACGAATTGGTCTTTTGCCTTGCTGAATAAGTCGTCATTTCTCGACTCCCAACCATGGTGAGAGTTGTAGATTTTCTTGAAAAGCCCTCTTTGAAAATGGGTTTTGAGTTTTAAGCTAATTTATTTGTTGTCCCATTCAAGCAGGGGGAAAACATGGAGACAGGGTACGACATTCTAACCCCATCGAAAGTCAACAATGGGAAAGGAGGATTCAGAGCAGCTTCCTTCGTTTTCGGTACCAAgcttagttttttttttgttgatgaGTATTTTCTTGCACAAATGGTCAGTGAGAACTACGTATTAGGGCAGGATTTGATGTCTTGTTCTTGTGTTTGTATGCAGTTTTGGCGGCATTGGACAATATGGGTTTTGTTGCCAATTTAGTGAGCTTGGTTCTCTACTTCTCGTACAAGATGCACTTTGATCTGTCTAGTGCTGCAAACGCTCTCACAAATCTCATGGGATCAGCTTTCTTGTTGTCAATTATTGGTGGTTTGATCTCAGATACTTACATTAGCAGATTCAAGACTTGCCTAATCTTCGGCTCTCTTGAAGTGTTGGTAAATCTAATTATATTGAAATGTCCCTGTCTTGAATctgtttgtgaatttttttgGGATAATTCAAGAATCATTGAATAAATTACGAGGAAATATTTAGTTTGCTTGGCTATAATTTGGGAACGATAATCGCCACGCGGTCCTCTATATAGGCTACAGTACTATTTCTAAAAATTGAGGTATACCATTTTCACCGGTTATGATTTAGATGCTACTAAGTTTGGTCTTACGCACTATTTTATCTTTTTTCACATCGAAGGGATAATATCAATGTCATGACATCGATATTTGCCATTTGGTGAGAAAACATTCCATCTGGTTTAAAGTTTTTGAAATGTACGAATTCTTGAATTCTTGCTTGATGTGACTCATGAGCTATTATGCATATCAACCCCTTTATTCTTGTTCTTTATCTGTTAGGCTCTATCAATGATGACAATTCAGGCTCATGATGATAATTTACTACCAAAACCTTGCGGAAAGTCAAGTTGCATTCAAGGTGGAATTGCTGTCTATTTCTACGCGTCGTTGTGTATCTTGGCGTTAGGTATTGGTGGGGTAAAGGGTTCTCTTCCAGCACTTGGTGCTGACCAATTCGATGCTAAAAACCCGAAAGAAGCCAAGGGTCTTGCTAGCTATTTCAACTGGCTCTTGCTTAGTTCTGTTGTTGGTTCGTCAATTGGTGTTACTGTCATTGTTTGGTTTGCCACTAATAAGAACAATCAGAATTGGTGGAAAGGATTTCTTACTTGTGCTATTGGTTCTTCAGTCGGATTTATCTTTCTCGCGTTTGGGAAACCGTTCTACCGCCTTCAAGTCCCGCGAGAAAGCCCTCTTGTAAGAATTATACAGGTACAAATATATGCATTGCTTTCACCTTGTTTCATGCTAAATAAGCATCTTATCTagcattatttatttatgtacaCTCGCTCCACTATTATTTGACATAATTTATGTTAGATAAGAGTTATGATTACTATTTCAACTTTTCTTTTGTGTGCAGGCTGTAGTTGTGGCAATAAAAAATCGTGGGTTGTCACTTCCATTGGGAACTAGTGAACTATATGAGATCAACGAGAAAGATTCAGACCCAACAGCTCAAAAAATTGTTCATACCAATCAATTTAGGTAGTCTTATAATCTGATATGAGTATGCTTCCTATGTCTGACTCGTGTCAAGTAGATATAGTTCATTCTCTTACCTAAGCTGAATTTGAATCCCTTCTCAAATATAGATTTGTCTCCTTGATCATTAAAACATGgaattatgaattttgtttgAAAAACCAAACTGGATTAGGAATATAATATGCTACCAACATATACATGCTGATCATGCCCACTTTCTTTATTATATCTTTACATAATGCTAACTGTAGGTGGCTGGACAAAGCAGCGATTCTCCATCGAAACGCTGAGCCCTCCCCTTGGAAAGTTTGCACAATAACACAAGTGGAAGAAGTAAAAATCTTAATTAGAATGCTGCCAATTATTGCTAGTACAATCCTGCTTAACACATGCATGGCACAGCTACAAACATTCTCAGTTCAACAAGGCTACCGAATGGATCCCCATCTTGGTTCTTTCCAAGTTCCAGCCGCTTCAATCCCCATCATCCCCTTACTCTTTATGATCATCCTTATTCCAATCTACGACCGTCTTTTTGTCCCCTTTATTCGTAATTTCACAAAGCATCCATCTGGAATCACACAGCTTCAAAGAATAGGTGTTGGCCTAGTTCTCTCGGCTCTGTCCATGGCCATCGCCGCAGTTATAGAAGTTAAGAGGAGAAATCAATCTTTGAATAATCCGTTGAAGCCCATTAGTCTTTTTTGGTTGGCATTTCAATACGGGATATTCGGTATTGCTGATATGTTTACTTTAGTGGGATCGCTTGAATTTTTCTACAAAGAAGCTCCTGCTGGCATGAGGTCACTCTCAACCTCTTTCACGTATATATCACAATCTTTTGGGTATTTCTTGAGCAGTGTTTTCGTGAGTGCTATAAATTCAGTTACGAAAAGAATCTCGCCAAGCAAACAAGGTTGGTTGTATGGACAAGATTTGGACAAGAACAATTTGAATTTGTTCTTTTGGTTCTTGGCAATCTTGAGCGGGCTCAACTTTATCTGCTTTCTGTATTTCGCAACATGGTACGAATACAAAAACAATGACGCAAATGTAGTCGATAAGAATGCTGTTCCAACTTCCCAGTCCATCAATCCTCTCTTCAAGGCAGTGGCGGAACAGGATCCGTTGAAGGCTGTAAATGGTGGCTCCGCCGTTGAGCTAACGAATGGGAAAGATTGATATAGTATATTTACATGAAAACAGGACATGAAACTTAAATGGTATTTCGTAAAGTTATAGTCTTGATGGCCTttccaattattattattaatttatttgtgGGTTTTTGTGTGCTGTGATTTTTTATGATCTTATATTGGCTTGAATTGATACTTAGATGTACTCACAGTAATGTTGTAAAAAATGTTTTGGGGGAATGAAGATTTACTCTAcaagatatagatatagaaaaTATGAATGGATTTTGATTGTTCTGTGGATTGCATCAGTTCTTTTTTGGTAGTCTTATTCTATCGATGAGTCCATTGTTCACGATGATGGCCCGAGAAAAGACTCGGGCACATTGAAGCGTCCTCTGAATATCTACTTTCGAATGATTTTATAATGCTCGTATAGTCTTATTCCTTTTCAACCCACCCAACACTATGAATTTTGTTGTGGGGACCGACTTAATGAAGGGAAAATCTTCGCAAGGGTCGGTCGCGAGTTCAAGGACGATGTtgaatcataatttcaatacTTGCGGTCGAGGCAAATTCTATCACTTTTAGTAGTGTGTATTTTGAGTTGTAATATGTTTagttatgtgtgtgtgtatatatatatatatatatatatatatatatatatctatataaatataccaaTTGACACTTTGTCTTCCttttatgtaattagttaattattattaatcaattattattagtcaattgactaattattatttattactctttCACTCACTTTCATGGCATGACTacaaataatatcaaaatatttgttCAACAACTAATGATTCGAATCAAtatgtaataatattatttataaaatgaattggttttgtgaaaataccttacaaataat is a window encoding:
- the LOC140814136 gene encoding protein NRT1/ PTR FAMILY 4.5-like isoform X2, with protein sequence MGENMETGYDILTPSKVNNGKGGFRAASFVFVLAALDNMGFVANLVSLVLYFSYKMHFDLSSAANALTNLMGSAFLLSIIGGLISDTYISRFKTCLIFGSLEVLALSMMTIQAHDDNLLPKPCGKSSCIQGGIAVYFYASLCILALGIGGVKGSLPALGADQFDAKNPKEAKGLASYFNWLLLSSVVGSSIGVTVIVWFATNKNNQNWWKGFLTCAIGSSVGFIFLAFGKPFYRLQVPRESPLVRIIQAVVVAIKNRGLSLPLGTSELYEINEKDSDPTAQKIVHTNQFRWLDKAAILHRNAEPSPWKVCTITQVEEVKILIRMLPIIASTILLNTCMAQLQTFSVQQGYRMDPHLGSFQVPAASIPIIPLLFMIILIPIYDRLFVPFIRNFTKHPSGITQLQRIGVGLVLSALSMAIAAVIEVKRRNQSLNNPLKPISLFWLAFQYGIFGIADMFTLVGSLEFFYKEAPAGMRSLSTSFTYISQSFGYFLSSVFVSAINSVTKRISPSKQGWLYGQDLDKNNLNLFFWFLAILSGLNFICFLYFATWYEYKNNDANVVDKNAVPTSQSINPLFKAVAEQDPLKAVNGGSAVELTNGKD
- the LOC140814136 gene encoding protein NRT1/ PTR FAMILY 4.5-like isoform X1 yields the protein MQGENMETGYDILTPSKVNNGKGGFRAASFVFVLAALDNMGFVANLVSLVLYFSYKMHFDLSSAANALTNLMGSAFLLSIIGGLISDTYISRFKTCLIFGSLEVLALSMMTIQAHDDNLLPKPCGKSSCIQGGIAVYFYASLCILALGIGGVKGSLPALGADQFDAKNPKEAKGLASYFNWLLLSSVVGSSIGVTVIVWFATNKNNQNWWKGFLTCAIGSSVGFIFLAFGKPFYRLQVPRESPLVRIIQAVVVAIKNRGLSLPLGTSELYEINEKDSDPTAQKIVHTNQFRWLDKAAILHRNAEPSPWKVCTITQVEEVKILIRMLPIIASTILLNTCMAQLQTFSVQQGYRMDPHLGSFQVPAASIPIIPLLFMIILIPIYDRLFVPFIRNFTKHPSGITQLQRIGVGLVLSALSMAIAAVIEVKRRNQSLNNPLKPISLFWLAFQYGIFGIADMFTLVGSLEFFYKEAPAGMRSLSTSFTYISQSFGYFLSSVFVSAINSVTKRISPSKQGWLYGQDLDKNNLNLFFWFLAILSGLNFICFLYFATWYEYKNNDANVVDKNAVPTSQSINPLFKAVAEQDPLKAVNGGSAVELTNGKD